One part of the Haliaeetus albicilla chromosome 9, bHalAlb1.1, whole genome shotgun sequence genome encodes these proteins:
- the ERFE gene encoding erythroferrone isoform X6: MRLPELCLALLCAAGSAGVAREGSPGPGAAAGRAAEAGRGGPGAAALRAGGVDPRQAWLLLAGSSGRGSRSRDRGRTGTMRDGTGAGAAPVPGGQSPGQPAQAALQVGVPGAAPAPPEAPAVLEELLRELHLLLKGMVKEQAKTRRKAWEGREEEEESGEGNPQAGSHRRVEAAFHCRTRENISVEQRGRQELQLYYIPEREGMFHRGPGLNLTSGQYTAPIAGYYTFTATLHIGEPSGPPAAPPGRSRTALTLPSVPVRREQQRKGQPRRGNRLRLLICVQSHCQHNSNLETVSRLESGSDLFTISVTGVLYLQAKKTCL; this comes from the exons atgCGGCTGCCGGAGCTGTGCCTGGCGCTCCTCTGCGCCGCCGGTTCCGCGGGGGTGGCCCGGGAGGGATCGCCGGGTCCGGGAGCAGccgcggggagggcggcggAGGCGGGACGCGGGGGGCCCGGGGCGGCCGCCCTCCGGGCCGGCGGCGTGGACCCCCGTCAAGcgtggctgctgctggccggGAGCTCCGGGAGGGGGAGCCGCAGCCGGGACCGGGGCAGGACGGGCACGAtgcgggacgggacgggggctGGCGCAGCTCCGGTACCCGGAGGCCAATCTCCGGGACAACCAGCCCAGGCTGCCCTGCAAGTCGGTGTGCCGggcgctgcccctgccccccccgAGGCCCCCGCCGTGCTGGAAgagctgctgagggagctgcACCTCCTGCTGAAAG GCATGGTGAAGGAGCAGGCGAAGACGCGCAGGAAGGCCTGGGAAGGgcgtgaggaagaggaggaaagcgGTGAAGGCAACCCACAGGCCGGGTCCCACCGTCGCGTGGAAGCCGCCTTCCACTGTCGGACACGCGAAAACATCTCCGTCGAGCAAAGAGGgcggcaggagctgcagctctaCTACATC ccgGAGAGGGAGGGGATGTTCCACCGTGGCCCGGGGCTGAACCTGACCAGTGGGCAGTACACAGCCCCCATCGCGGGGTACTACACCTTCACGGCCACGCTGCACATCGGTGAGCCCTCGGGaccccccgcggccccgccggggAGGTCCAGGACGGCTCTCACCCTCCCCTCTGTCCCAGTGcgcagggagcagcagaggaaggggCAGCCGCGCAGGGGGAATCGTCTGCGGCTGCTGATCTGCGTGCAGTCCCACTGCCAGCACAACAG CAATCTGGAGACCGTGTCCCGGCTGGAGAGTGGCAGTGACCTTTTCACCATCTCTGTTACCGGAGTCCTTTACTTGCAG GCAAAGAAAACTTGTCTCTGA
- the ERFE gene encoding erythroferrone isoform X4, translated as MRLPELCLALLCAAGSAGVAREGSPGPGAAAGRAAEAGRGGPGAAALRAGGVDPRQAWLLLAGSSGRGSRSRDRGRTGTMRDGTGAGAAPVPGGQSPGQPAQAALQVGVPGAAPAPPEAPAVLEELLRELHLLLKGMVKEQAKTRRKAWEGREEEEESGEGNPQAGSHRRVEAAFHCRTRENISVEQRGRQELQLYYIPEREGMFHRGPGLNLTSGQYTAPIAGYYTFTATLHIGEPSGPPAAPPGRSRTALTLPSVPVRREQQRKGQPRRGNRLRLLICVQSHCQHNSNLETVSRLESGSDLFTISVTGVLYLQMGSSILAEMRPLQLLPS; from the exons atgCGGCTGCCGGAGCTGTGCCTGGCGCTCCTCTGCGCCGCCGGTTCCGCGGGGGTGGCCCGGGAGGGATCGCCGGGTCCGGGAGCAGccgcggggagggcggcggAGGCGGGACGCGGGGGGCCCGGGGCGGCCGCCCTCCGGGCCGGCGGCGTGGACCCCCGTCAAGcgtggctgctgctggccggGAGCTCCGGGAGGGGGAGCCGCAGCCGGGACCGGGGCAGGACGGGCACGAtgcgggacgggacgggggctGGCGCAGCTCCGGTACCCGGAGGCCAATCTCCGGGACAACCAGCCCAGGCTGCCCTGCAAGTCGGTGTGCCGggcgctgcccctgccccccccgAGGCCCCCGCCGTGCTGGAAgagctgctgagggagctgcACCTCCTGCTGAAAG GCATGGTGAAGGAGCAGGCGAAGACGCGCAGGAAGGCCTGGGAAGGgcgtgaggaagaggaggaaagcgGTGAAGGCAACCCACAGGCCGGGTCCCACCGTCGCGTGGAAGCCGCCTTCCACTGTCGGACACGCGAAAACATCTCCGTCGAGCAAAGAGGgcggcaggagctgcagctctaCTACATC ccgGAGAGGGAGGGGATGTTCCACCGTGGCCCGGGGCTGAACCTGACCAGTGGGCAGTACACAGCCCCCATCGCGGGGTACTACACCTTCACGGCCACGCTGCACATCGGTGAGCCCTCGGGaccccccgcggccccgccggggAGGTCCAGGACGGCTCTCACCCTCCCCTCTGTCCCAGTGcgcagggagcagcagaggaaggggCAGCCGCGCAGGGGGAATCGTCTGCGGCTGCTGATCTGCGTGCAGTCCCACTGCCAGCACAACAG CAATCTGGAGACCGTGTCCCGGCTGGAGAGTGGCAGTGACCTTTTCACCATCTCTGTTACCGGAGTCCTTTACTTGCAG AtgggcagcagcatcctggcAGAGATGAG gcctctgcagctcctgcccagctga
- the ERFE gene encoding erythroferrone isoform X2, with protein sequence MRLPELCLALLCAAGSAGVAREGSPGPGAAAGRAAEAGRGGPGAAALRAGGVDPRQAWLLLAGSSGRGSRSRDRGRTGTMRDGTGAGAAPVPGGQSPGQPAQAALQVGVPGAAPAPPEAPAVLEELLRELHLLLKGMVKEQAKTRRKAWEGREEEEESGEGNPQAGSHRRVEAAFHCRTRENISVEQRGRQELQLYYIPEREGMFHRGPGLNLTSGQYTAPIAGYYTFTATLHIVRREQQRKGQPRRGNRLRLLICVQSHCQHNSNLETVSRLESGSDLFTISVTGVLYLQCHSAGCVKRCWAPPRELNWCQERWDPSLCQPPSCLTGSAPSPGKTCCCCRSCRLAQYCLCCRTI encoded by the exons atgCGGCTGCCGGAGCTGTGCCTGGCGCTCCTCTGCGCCGCCGGTTCCGCGGGGGTGGCCCGGGAGGGATCGCCGGGTCCGGGAGCAGccgcggggagggcggcggAGGCGGGACGCGGGGGGCCCGGGGCGGCCGCCCTCCGGGCCGGCGGCGTGGACCCCCGTCAAGcgtggctgctgctggccggGAGCTCCGGGAGGGGGAGCCGCAGCCGGGACCGGGGCAGGACGGGCACGAtgcgggacgggacgggggctGGCGCAGCTCCGGTACCCGGAGGCCAATCTCCGGGACAACCAGCCCAGGCTGCCCTGCAAGTCGGTGTGCCGggcgctgcccctgccccccccgAGGCCCCCGCCGTGCTGGAAgagctgctgagggagctgcACCTCCTGCTGAAAG GCATGGTGAAGGAGCAGGCGAAGACGCGCAGGAAGGCCTGGGAAGGgcgtgaggaagaggaggaaagcgGTGAAGGCAACCCACAGGCCGGGTCCCACCGTCGCGTGGAAGCCGCCTTCCACTGTCGGACACGCGAAAACATCTCCGTCGAGCAAAGAGGgcggcaggagctgcagctctaCTACATC ccgGAGAGGGAGGGGATGTTCCACCGTGGCCCGGGGCTGAACCTGACCAGTGGGCAGTACACAGCCCCCATCGCGGGGTACTACACCTTCACGGCCACGCTGCACATCG TGcgcagggagcagcagaggaaggggCAGCCGCGCAGGGGGAATCGTCTGCGGCTGCTGATCTGCGTGCAGTCCCACTGCCAGCACAACAG CAATCTGGAGACCGTGTCCCGGCTGGAGAGTGGCAGTGACCTTTTCACCATCTCTGTTACCGGAGTCCTTTACTTGCAG TGCCATTCTGCTGGGTGTGTGAAAAGATGCTGGGCACCACCCAGGGAACTGAATTGGTGCCAGGAGCGGTGGGACCCTTCCCTCTGCCAGCCACCATCATGCCTCACCGGCTCAGCACCAAGCCCAGGGaagacctgctgctgctgcaggagctgcaggctggCCCAATACTGCTTGTGCTGCAGAACTATCTGA
- the ERFE gene encoding erythroferrone isoform X3, whose translation MRLPELCLALLCAAGSAGVAREGSPGPGAAAGRAAEAGRGGPGAAALRAGGVDPRQAWLLLAGSSGRGSRSRDRGRTGTMRDGTGAGAAPVPGGQSPGQPAQAALQVGVPGAAPAPPEAPAVLEELLRELHLLLKGMVKEQAKTRRKAWEGREEEEESGEGNPQAGSHRRVEAAFHCRTRENISVEQRGRQELQLYYIPEREGMFHRGPGLNLTSGQYTAPIAGYYTFTATLHIGEPSGPPAAPPGRSRTALTLPSVPVRREQQRKGQPRRGNRLRLLICVQSHCQHNSNLETVSRLESGSDLFTISVTGVLYLQAGQYASVFVDNAAGSPLTIQSGSDFSAILLGV comes from the exons atgCGGCTGCCGGAGCTGTGCCTGGCGCTCCTCTGCGCCGCCGGTTCCGCGGGGGTGGCCCGGGAGGGATCGCCGGGTCCGGGAGCAGccgcggggagggcggcggAGGCGGGACGCGGGGGGCCCGGGGCGGCCGCCCTCCGGGCCGGCGGCGTGGACCCCCGTCAAGcgtggctgctgctggccggGAGCTCCGGGAGGGGGAGCCGCAGCCGGGACCGGGGCAGGACGGGCACGAtgcgggacgggacgggggctGGCGCAGCTCCGGTACCCGGAGGCCAATCTCCGGGACAACCAGCCCAGGCTGCCCTGCAAGTCGGTGTGCCGggcgctgcccctgccccccccgAGGCCCCCGCCGTGCTGGAAgagctgctgagggagctgcACCTCCTGCTGAAAG GCATGGTGAAGGAGCAGGCGAAGACGCGCAGGAAGGCCTGGGAAGGgcgtgaggaagaggaggaaagcgGTGAAGGCAACCCACAGGCCGGGTCCCACCGTCGCGTGGAAGCCGCCTTCCACTGTCGGACACGCGAAAACATCTCCGTCGAGCAAAGAGGgcggcaggagctgcagctctaCTACATC ccgGAGAGGGAGGGGATGTTCCACCGTGGCCCGGGGCTGAACCTGACCAGTGGGCAGTACACAGCCCCCATCGCGGGGTACTACACCTTCACGGCCACGCTGCACATCGGTGAGCCCTCGGGaccccccgcggccccgccggggAGGTCCAGGACGGCTCTCACCCTCCCCTCTGTCCCAGTGcgcagggagcagcagaggaaggggCAGCCGCGCAGGGGGAATCGTCTGCGGCTGCTGATCTGCGTGCAGTCCCACTGCCAGCACAACAG CAATCTGGAGACCGTGTCCCGGCTGGAGAGTGGCAGTGACCTTTTCACCATCTCTGTTACCGGAGTCCTTTACTTGCAG GCTGGGCAGTATGCCTCTGTTTTCGTGGACAACGCTGCAGGCTCTCCCCTCACCATTCAAAGTGGCTCTGATTTCAGTGCCATTCTGCTGGGTGTGTGA
- the ERFE gene encoding erythroferrone isoform X5 gives MRLPELCLALLCAAGSAGVAREGSPGPGAAAGRAAEAGRGGPGAAALRAGGVDPRQAWLLLAGSSGRGSRSRDRGRTGTMRDGTGAGAAPVPGGQSPGQPAQAALQVGVPGAAPAPPEAPAVLEELLRELHLLLKGMVKEQAKTRRKAWEGREEEEESGEGNPQAGSHRRVEAAFHCRTRENISVEQRGRQELQLYYIPEREGMFHRGPGLNLTSGQYTAPIAGYYTFTATLHIVRREQQRKGQPRRGNRLRLLICVQSHCQHNSNLETVSRLESGSDLFTISVTGVLYLQAGQYASVFVDNAAGSPLTIQSGSDFSAILLGV, from the exons atgCGGCTGCCGGAGCTGTGCCTGGCGCTCCTCTGCGCCGCCGGTTCCGCGGGGGTGGCCCGGGAGGGATCGCCGGGTCCGGGAGCAGccgcggggagggcggcggAGGCGGGACGCGGGGGGCCCGGGGCGGCCGCCCTCCGGGCCGGCGGCGTGGACCCCCGTCAAGcgtggctgctgctggccggGAGCTCCGGGAGGGGGAGCCGCAGCCGGGACCGGGGCAGGACGGGCACGAtgcgggacgggacgggggctGGCGCAGCTCCGGTACCCGGAGGCCAATCTCCGGGACAACCAGCCCAGGCTGCCCTGCAAGTCGGTGTGCCGggcgctgcccctgccccccccgAGGCCCCCGCCGTGCTGGAAgagctgctgagggagctgcACCTCCTGCTGAAAG GCATGGTGAAGGAGCAGGCGAAGACGCGCAGGAAGGCCTGGGAAGGgcgtgaggaagaggaggaaagcgGTGAAGGCAACCCACAGGCCGGGTCCCACCGTCGCGTGGAAGCCGCCTTCCACTGTCGGACACGCGAAAACATCTCCGTCGAGCAAAGAGGgcggcaggagctgcagctctaCTACATC ccgGAGAGGGAGGGGATGTTCCACCGTGGCCCGGGGCTGAACCTGACCAGTGGGCAGTACACAGCCCCCATCGCGGGGTACTACACCTTCACGGCCACGCTGCACATCG TGcgcagggagcagcagaggaaggggCAGCCGCGCAGGGGGAATCGTCTGCGGCTGCTGATCTGCGTGCAGTCCCACTGCCAGCACAACAG CAATCTGGAGACCGTGTCCCGGCTGGAGAGTGGCAGTGACCTTTTCACCATCTCTGTTACCGGAGTCCTTTACTTGCAG GCTGGGCAGTATGCCTCTGTTTTCGTGGACAACGCTGCAGGCTCTCCCCTCACCATTCAAAGTGGCTCTGATTTCAGTGCCATTCTGCTGGGTGTGTGA
- the ERFE gene encoding erythroferrone isoform X1: protein MRLPELCLALLCAAGSAGVAREGSPGPGAAAGRAAEAGRGGPGAAALRAGGVDPRQAWLLLAGSSGRGSRSRDRGRTGTMRDGTGAGAAPVPGGQSPGQPAQAALQVGVPGAAPAPPEAPAVLEELLRELHLLLKGMVKEQAKTRRKAWEGREEEEESGEGNPQAGSHRRVEAAFHCRTRENISVEQRGRQELQLYYIPEREGMFHRGPGLNLTSGQYTAPIAGYYTFTATLHIGEPSGPPAAPPGRSRTALTLPSVPVRREQQRKGQPRRGNRLRLLICVQSHCQHNSNLETVSRLESGSDLFTISVTGVLYLQCHSAGCVKRCWAPPRELNWCQERWDPSLCQPPSCLTGSAPSPGKTCCCCRSCRLAQYCLCCRTI from the exons atgCGGCTGCCGGAGCTGTGCCTGGCGCTCCTCTGCGCCGCCGGTTCCGCGGGGGTGGCCCGGGAGGGATCGCCGGGTCCGGGAGCAGccgcggggagggcggcggAGGCGGGACGCGGGGGGCCCGGGGCGGCCGCCCTCCGGGCCGGCGGCGTGGACCCCCGTCAAGcgtggctgctgctggccggGAGCTCCGGGAGGGGGAGCCGCAGCCGGGACCGGGGCAGGACGGGCACGAtgcgggacgggacgggggctGGCGCAGCTCCGGTACCCGGAGGCCAATCTCCGGGACAACCAGCCCAGGCTGCCCTGCAAGTCGGTGTGCCGggcgctgcccctgccccccccgAGGCCCCCGCCGTGCTGGAAgagctgctgagggagctgcACCTCCTGCTGAAAG GCATGGTGAAGGAGCAGGCGAAGACGCGCAGGAAGGCCTGGGAAGGgcgtgaggaagaggaggaaagcgGTGAAGGCAACCCACAGGCCGGGTCCCACCGTCGCGTGGAAGCCGCCTTCCACTGTCGGACACGCGAAAACATCTCCGTCGAGCAAAGAGGgcggcaggagctgcagctctaCTACATC ccgGAGAGGGAGGGGATGTTCCACCGTGGCCCGGGGCTGAACCTGACCAGTGGGCAGTACACAGCCCCCATCGCGGGGTACTACACCTTCACGGCCACGCTGCACATCGGTGAGCCCTCGGGaccccccgcggccccgccggggAGGTCCAGGACGGCTCTCACCCTCCCCTCTGTCCCAGTGcgcagggagcagcagaggaaggggCAGCCGCGCAGGGGGAATCGTCTGCGGCTGCTGATCTGCGTGCAGTCCCACTGCCAGCACAACAG CAATCTGGAGACCGTGTCCCGGCTGGAGAGTGGCAGTGACCTTTTCACCATCTCTGTTACCGGAGTCCTTTACTTGCAG TGCCATTCTGCTGGGTGTGTGAAAAGATGCTGGGCACCACCCAGGGAACTGAATTGGTGCCAGGAGCGGTGGGACCCTTCCCTCTGCCAGCCACCATCATGCCTCACCGGCTCAGCACCAAGCCCAGGGaagacctgctgctgctgcaggagctgcaggctggCCCAATACTGCTTGTGCTGCAGAACTATCTGA